The nucleotide sequence CAGGTTAGCAGATGACATATGGGGCATAGGTTTCAGAACAGCCGATAAGATAGCACAGCAAATGGGCTTTGATAAAAACTCACCTGAAAGGTGCCGTTCAGGAATTATATATGTGCTGAATGAGCTGTCCCAGGATGGCCACTGTTTTGCATTCAAAGACCAGCTTGTAAAAAAAGCATGGGAGGTCCTTGAAACCGACAAAGAGTTGATAAATTCAGCTATAAATGAAATGATACAGTCAAAATCCCTCATAGCCGATACGGACGATTCCATCTATCTCCCTCCGTTCTATTTTAGTGAAACGGGAACTGCTAAGAGGATCAAAGAGCTTGTATCATTTCAGAGTAGCTTATATTTAAAAAATCCGGACGATATCATAGAAAAAGTTGAAAGAGAACAAAACATAAAATATGACGATGTTCAGATAGAGGCGATAAAGGTCGCATCAAAGTCCAAATTCATGGTACTGACAGGCGGACCGGGAACCGGGAAAACCACAACGATACTTGCAATAATAAAAGTTTTTGAAAGAATGGGTGCCAGGGTCTTGCTGGCTGCTCCCACGGGGAGAGCGGCTAAAAGGATGTCCGAAGCCACGGGTATGGAATCAAAGACAATACACAGGCTTCTTGAATATAAACCTCCCGAAGGATACAAAAGAGGGCCGGATAATCCCCTGGATTGCGATGTGCTCATTATAGACGAAACATCCATGGTGGATATTATTCTAATGTACAATCTTTTAAAGGCAGTATCGAATAACACCATAGTGATACTTGTAGGCGATGTGGACCAGCTCCCGTCTGTCGGCGCAGGAAATGTGCTTAAGGATATAATAGATTCGGGTGTTGTCAACGTAGTACACCTGACCAAAATTTTCAGACAAGCTCAGGGAAGTTCTATAATAATGAATGCTCACAGGATAAACAAAGGCATATTCCCAAACCTTAAGGGTGGAAGAAAAAGCGACTTCTTCTTTATCGAGGAAGAAGATCCTGAAAGAATTGTCGAGACTATAAAAGACCTTTGCGTAAGAAGGCTTCCCCGATATTATAAGGTCGATCCAGTAGAAGATATCCAGATACTTTGCCCCATGCAAAGGGGTGAAACGGGAGCACACAACCTTAACACAGTCCTTCAGGATGCTCTTAATAAATCCGATGTATTTATACACTACGGGGGAACACTGTATAAATTGAACGACAAGGTCATGCAGATAAAAAACAACTACGATAAAGGAGTATTCAATGGCGACATGGGCATAATAAGTTACATAAATATGGAAGACAAAACTCTTAAGATAAGGTTTGACGGTACCGATGTGGATTATGATGCAACGGAACTGGACGAAGTTATGCTGTCTTATGCCATAACTGTCCATAAAAGCCAGGGAAGCGAATATAAAATAGTCGTGGCGCCCTTTACAACCCAGCATTATATGATGCTTCAAAGGAACCTTTTGTATACATGCATAACGAGGGCGAAAAAAGTATTTATACTTATCGGTACAAAAAAAGCGATCGGCATGGCAATATCCAATAATAAAATAGCGGAAAGGAATACTATGCTTTCAAATAGGCTAAAAGGGATATGAACATAATAAAATTATGTTATTTTGAACAATGAATAAGCATTATGAAAGTTTAATAAGTTCTTGGTTTTGCTGCCGCTTAAGAATCCCTAGAGCTTTTGAACGTCTGAGCAAAGATAAGTTTCAAAAGCTCTTGAATTCTTAAGGCTGCTGGCCTTAGAACTTACAAAATTTGAATCTGGCGGATGAGTGTTCAAAATAACATAAGGTAAAATTACGAATTGAACATATATTGTTTAAATAATTTTTATATACCCAATTCTAAACGGCTTTATCTTTAAGAAGCTTTATGAACAAGCCTCCTATCACGGACCTGTGCTGGAAACCTACCTGTTTTCCGCTCACAGTATCATACCAATCTGTAAATGGCACCCTGCTTGGCGACTCATTTACAAAGTCCCATACGGGGTTTACAAATGCATCAAAATCTTCCCTGCAATCCGCCATTGCAGCGCTCCAGAAGATCCAGTCGGTCTTTGTGTATGTTTTCCTCGAATCGAGCGGCACTCCGTATTTGTTCATTTTACCGATATAGTATGCTATTTCGTCCCTCTTGATATCATGGCTGAAAATATCGATGTGAAAAATAGAGTCCCATACCATATTATATTTAAGACTCCAGGTATTATCCCCATCAAATGTCAGCTTATAATGGTCACCTTCCCTGTCTATTTCCTTCCATCTTGCAGCCATGTCTTTCGCAGTCTTCAAATATTTTGCCTCATCCTCCCTTTTGCCGAGGATTCCGCAGATAATGGAATATGAAGCGATACCCAGTATAGCCTTTACCGAAAGGTT is from Clostridiales bacterium and encodes:
- a CDS encoding ATP-dependent RecD-like DNA helicase, with amino-acid sequence MEYMSGIVERITYVNEDSGFYVIKIKSNGFDDLVTAVGNLASVNVGSAVKLKGDWKYNSKYGKQFSVLDYKETVPATVAGIEKYLGSGLIKGIGPVNARRIVKNFKEDTIRIIEEEPDRLEEIEGIGSKRVSMIKKAWQEQKEIKNVMLFLQSKGVSTAYAVKIFKTYGNDSIETVKSNPYRLADDIWGIGFRTADKIAQQMGFDKNSPERCRSGIIYVLNELSQDGHCFAFKDQLVKKAWEVLETDKELINSAINEMIQSKSLIADTDDSIYLPPFYFSETGTAKRIKELVSFQSSLYLKNPDDIIEKVEREQNIKYDDVQIEAIKVASKSKFMVLTGGPGTGKTTTILAIIKVFERMGARVLLAAPTGRAAKRMSEATGMESKTIHRLLEYKPPEGYKRGPDNPLDCDVLIIDETSMVDIILMYNLLKAVSNNTIVILVGDVDQLPSVGAGNVLKDIIDSGVVNVVHLTKIFRQAQGSSIIMNAHRINKGIFPNLKGGRKSDFFFIEEEDPERIVETIKDLCVRRLPRYYKVDPVEDIQILCPMQRGETGAHNLNTVLQDALNKSDVFIHYGGTLYKLNDKVMQIKNNYDKGVFNGDMGIISYINMEDKTLKIRFDGTDVDYDATELDEVMLSYAITVHKSQGSEYKIVVAPFTTQHYMMLQRNLLYTCITRAKKVFILIGTKKAIGMAISNNKIAERNTMLSNRLKGI